The DNA region GATATAAATATGCTATATAGCATAAGCATAAAAGATTATGAAACAAAACAAATTATATATGAATTTCAAGATATATACTTAGAAATTCACCTTCCAGGAAGCAAATATTCTAACATAAGTAAAAATATTTATTTTAATAATCTATCTTTGGAGGATAAAAAATATATTTTTGAGATGAAATACTATCAAGTAGGTGATTCTGCTACTATCTATCATTATAATGCGGTAATGAAACCATACGATTGCAATATTGAATATAAACTTTTTAATACACTTATGTCTGTATAATAGAGGATTAATATGATTAAACGGATTATTAAATATTTTTTTCTTTCATTTTTTTTAGTAGTTTTTTTAATAATTGGCTTTTTTTCTTTTATGATAGGTATGTCATATCTATATGAACACCTTACAAAAGAAAGTTACAGCAATCACCATTTTATATTAAAACAAAAAATGAATTTTAATAATAGTAAGTCCAAAATAAAAGTGGATTTGTCTTGGAAAAAAGAATTTTTTAAAGAGTACAGATATACTTTAAAAATACTTCCGAACAATAATGAAGACAACATTATCTACGGCTTTACACTAAAAGAAGAAGACACTCTAAAAACTATTTATGGTATAGAAAAATTAATCTCTCCAGCAAATATAGAGCTTACAAACTTATATTTAAGAGATAAAATATACCTGCTTGAAGTTAAATTTTACTATTTAAACAATCCAAATGATATTTTTGTATATAATTATGAAATTGTGCCAAAGGATAAATTGAAAGATTGATTTTAGATGATTTTATTTTTAGATAATAAGCAAAATATAAAACTTGTGAATAATTACGGTAGAGAAGTGGTTTTAAGACAAATGGATAATGGAGAATATATTATAATAAATGACTATAAAAATATAGGAACTTATAATTTTTCAAACCCTACACCATTTAGACATTCTTTTGATTTTTTGAGTGCTATAACTGGCGAAAGTATGGAACATGCAGTGCAAGACTTGTTGCCGTATTTTATTTATGGCAATACTCCTTATGATGACATAGGAAAATCAAAATGAAAAAACTAATAAAAATTTTTAAAATTTTATTTTTTACATTAGCTTTTATAGGTGCTATTTTGTTTATACGAGTAGTTGGGCTTTTGAGTAGGGGTTAGAAATTAGTATGAAAAAAATTTTTTATACAGCATTTGTAATTTTATGTGTATTATTGATAATCTTTGCTATACATTTCACATATAATTGTATTGCTGATAGACATTTTAGAGAAATTTATCTTTTTACAAGGTGGATTTAATGACTAAGTTTTTGTGGCTTTTATTAGATATATTTTGCTTTGCTTTTCAAGTTTTGATTTATTTATTTTTAATGATTTTGTTTTTAATTTTTTTAGGGTTTATGTATGGTGCGTATATATATTCACCTAAATATGATGATAATCAAGCCATATCAACAACAAAACCAATAAATTATACTATACCTGATAATGCTTATTGGTTTGGAAATACTATATCAGATCCTAGAGTTTGGATATATGGAACAGCTGGGTTTGAAATTGCAAATGATATATTTAATGATAGCACAACGCCAGGGACACAAAAAGGAACATTGGGAGCTATTATTAAAAATATGTATCAAAATATTAAAAAACGAGATGAAGAATAAATTGAATAGTTTTTCTTATGTTTTTTTAGGAATTATTTTTATTGTAGAAGCCGTTTGGTCTTTTTGTGGTGGAAAAATTTATATAAAATATACCGGCTGGATAGAACCATCCATACAAATGTCTATAACCTCTATGGCTATAGGAATTATTTTTATATGTATAGGAATTTTTTATAACTCAAAACATTCAGATTTTATGCGTTGCAAAAAATGCCATAAAGTTTATAATTATATTGATGTAAAAGATAAAGATAAAATTTGCCCAAAATGTGGTGGAGAGTTGCAAGATTATAAAGAATTTGAAAAGGAAGAACAAGAAAAGAAAAACAAAGAATTTAAAAGAATTGATAAAATAGAAAGAGAATTGATTGAAGAATATAAAAAGAGTAAAAAATGAAATTTATCTTAAATTTATTACTATTTATAAGTCTATTTTTTAACAATATATTATTAGCATCAAGCTCAACTATACAAAGTGGAATTTATGGAACAATTTAAACAATGAAATATATAGAAGAATACTTAATTATAATAACAAAAACAGATATGCACAACAAACTAAATTTTAACACATAAATTAGATAGTGATAATTTTTGGAGGGGCGTTCAAAGAAAAGAAAAATTTTTAGGATTATTGCTTAACTTTAAAAAATTTAACTATTGAAGATTTCAAAAAAGTTGGAATAAAATTATGGATAATTTAATGATAGTCGATTAGATGGCGATTGGGTTAAATATCCGTATGTTGTTAAAAACAGCCATGAAAAAACAGAGATGAAATTTTTATTATATTGTTAAGTGTAAAACTGATAAATTTAGAAATACTTTATTAGATAAATATTGACACCTATTATAGATAAGGTTGTGAATTTTATTTGAATATTAGAAATATATAATCAAAATAAAACATCAATAAAAGCTGAACTTTCATATAAAAAACAATAGAAAATATAGGTGCTAATTTATATAAATTGATTAAATTTAAAAATAAAGATATAAATATAATACAAGATAAAGGTGTAGATTTGTACTTTATAAAATCAAACAATAATAATTTTAAAGCAGATTTTAGTATCAATAAATTTTGACATTATTTTAAAGCATGCTAATAAGTGGTTATTTGATAGTTGATTAATAATTTCTCCTAAATAGCGTTATATTAAAGAATTTTTAATATATTTTGGAAAATCTTTAAATAAATATAATAAAAATTATATTAGTAAATATTGTCAATATTATATTTAATTTTAATTTAATTTAAATTTAAGTCGAAAAGAATTTCATTTTTTCATAAGAATTATATGTTAAAATAACGAAATATGTTTCATTTTTGCGAGGTTTTTATGAGAGTATTTTTTATACTTATGCTTATTATAATTCAAATTTTTGCAAATACCTTAAACCAAATTTCTCAAACCCAAGCCAAGCAAGAAGAAGATAGACTAAAGTTTATAGAAAGTCAAAAAGAAAACTCAAATATTATTTTAACTCCTAAAAAAAATCAAATTTCAGCCATTATCTCAAACGAAAAACCCTGCTTTATTATTAATGAAATTTTATTAATCGGTAAAGATAATAATAAATTTGAAAAATATCTAAAAAAATCTTTAAAAAATGTAAAATTTAAAAATGGAAATTGTATAGGAAAAAAGAGTGTAAATATTATTTATAATTCTTTTTATAATGAAATTTTAAAAGCTGGATTGATTACAACTGCTATAAATTTACCATCACAAAATTTAAAAAGTAAAACTCTAAAATTTGAAATAATACCAGGAAAAATAGACACTATTAATATAAATGATAAAAATTCCACTAAAAATAGAGCTTCAATTTTTACTTCATTTGGCATAAACAAAAAAGGCGATATATTAAATTTAAGAGATATTGAACAAGCCTTAGAAATTTTACAAAACGCCTCTAATGGTAATGTAAGCTTTGAACTACTTCCATCAAATAAAGAAAATTATAGTGATATAAATATAACAAAAGAAGAGAAGTTGCCACTTAATTTATCTTTATCATTTGATAATTTAGGAAGTAAAGCAACTGGAAAGTATCAAGGTAGCTTAAATTTAAATGTGCTTAATTTAATGGGATTTAACGAAATCTTATATTCCTCTTACTCTAAAAATATATTTAAAGCAGACAAACAAAGTGTAGAAAATGATACAAAAAGAGGAAAAACAGACAATATTTATTACGGTATAACAATCCCATACAAAAGATTTTCTTTAGATTTTAACGAGTATAGATATAATTACGATCAAGCAATTCCTGGAGCTTTTGGAGTTTATAAATATAGTGGAAAAAGTAAAAGAAGAAATTTAACAATAAATTATCTTTATCACAGAGATCAAATTTCAAAAAACAGTCTATTTTTTAGACTTTGGGAAAAAGAAAATAAAAATTATATAGAAGACTATGAACTAGATAATCAAAGAAAAAAAACTGCTGGATACGAAATAGGTCTAAGCTCTCAAATTTTTATAGAAAATGGTCATGTAGTTTTTGGGGCAACTTATAAAAAAGGCACAGGTGCAAGAGGGGCTTTAAGAGCACCAGAAGAAGACTATAATGATGGAACAAATAGATTTGAGACAGTAACAATTGACTTTAATTTTAATAAATCATCTTTAAATGTGCCTTTAACTTATGATTTTAAATTTCACGGTATGTGGAACAATACATCTTTAACTATGCAAGAAAGACTAAATATAGGTGGATATTATACAGTTAGAGGATTTGACGGAGAAATGAGTTTGGTTGGCGATAGAGGATATTATATAAGAAATACTTTGGAGTATAGTTATTTAAATTCCCATAAACTATACGCGGCTTTTGACTTTGGCAAGGTAAGTGGAAAAAGTTCAAATTATATGACTGATAATACTTTAGTTGGCTCTGGGGTTGGCCTAAAAGGACATTTTAAAAGAAAAGTACAATATGATCTTTTTTTAGGTTTTCCACTTAATAAGCCAGAATTTTTTAAAACAGATAAAACTGTTTTAAATTTTAATACTACATACAATTTTTAAGGACAAGCAATGAATTTCAAAAACCATCTCAACATAATTTTATCCTTAACACTTCTTTTTCCAAATCTATCTTTAGCTGAGATTTTAGCTGATACTAATGTCCCTAAATCTAACCAACCTACCATTTTAAAAACTCCAAATAATGCTATACAAGTTGATATCGTTAAACCAAACAATAAAGGAGTATCAATAAACGAATACTCTAAATTTAATACAACAGATGATGGAACGATACTTAATAATTCAAGAAATGGAGCAGATACTATAACAGGAGGCTATATACATGCAAATCCAAGACTAAGCGAAGGCTCAGCCAAACTTATTGTAAATAAGATAAACTCAGATAAAAAAAGTAGCTTAAAAGGAAATATAGAAATAGCAGGAGATAAAGCTGATCTTATGATAGCAAATCCTAGTGGTATAGATATAGATGGAGTTCATTTTATAAACTCTAAATCAACTACTTTAACTACAGGAGAGCTTAAATTTAAAGATGGAGCTTTAAATAATATAGATGTAAAACAAGGTGAGATATCTATAAGTAATAGAGGTTTAAAAGATGAAAGTAATTATTTAAATATCATTTCTAAAACTGCTAAGATAAGTGCTAATGTTTATGCCAATAATCTAAACATAATAACTGGAAAAAATAAACTAGATAAAGATTTAAATATATTATCAAGTAGTAGTGATGATACTAAAATATCAATTGATACTTCAAATTTAGGTGGAATGTATGCAAATAGAATAAAACTTATTGCTACAAATAAAGGTATTGGAGTAAATAATAATGCAAAAATAGTTGCAAATAATGATATATCTATAAACTTAAATGGAGATCTTATAAATAAAGCAGATATAGTATCTAATGATAATATAAATATAAAAGCTAAAGATGTAGAAAATAGTGGAAATAATGATAAAAAAACCATAGTTAAATCGCAAACCATAAATTTAAAAGCAAATAATTTAAACAATAAAGACTCTATCATACAAACCAACTCTAAACTAACCCTAAAATCAAATAATTTAATAAATAAAGACTCTATCATAGGAAAAGATAATTTAAATAAAAATACTCACAATAATATAAAAAACAATAATAACAACAATAAAAAAAACACTAACAACAGCCAAATAGTAGTAAAAAATACTATTTTAAATAAAAACTCTAAAATACTATCTAATAAGTTAAATCTTGAAATAAATAAAGATATAGATAACAAAAACTCAAATTTAAATATTTCAAGCATAAATAATAAACTAGATAATATAAAAAACAGTAATACAAACTTTATAGTAGAAAATGAAGTAAATTTAAACCTTAATAGCCTTCTTCAAAACAGCTCTAACTTTAGCTCAAACAATAATTTATCCATAAAAGCAGATAGTGATATTATAAATAGCCATAACTCACAAATCTCATCATGTAAAAATTTAAACTTAATAGCTAGTAACACTATAAAAAACAGTAACTCTAAGCTAGTTTCTAATGGTGATATAAATTTAAAATCAAATTATATATACACAGATAAATTGATATCATCAAATAAAAACTTATTTATAGATTCTAAAAAAATAGATAATTTAGGCGATATAAAAGCAAACAATATAACAATTAATTCAAATTTTTTAAATAACGAGTTAAGTATAATATCTTACAGCAATTTAGATATTAAAACAAACTTTTTAAATAATAAAAACTCTTTAGTTTATGCATTAAACAAAGCTATTATTAAATCAGATGAAATTATAAATAGTAGTGATGAAAAAAACAATAAAGGTATTCAAGCTAAAAATTTAAAAATAGATTCAACTACTTTAGATAACTCAAACGGAAATATTATTTCAAATGGGTTGTTAGATATAAAGATTAAAGATTCTTTAAATAATACCTTAGGCTATATAGGTGCTTATTTAGATCTTAATTTAAACTCATCACTTCTTAATAATAAAGATGGATTTATCATCTCAAATAAAAATCTATTTATAAATACCGATAAATACAGTAATCACGGAAATCTTCAAGCAAGAAAGAATTTATCTTTAATCACAAAAGATACTATAAACTATAATGGTGGCTTTTATGCAAATAAAGATATCTTTATAAAAACAACAGATGATTTTATAAATAATACAAAGCTTATATCAAACAATAACCTTATAATAAATGCAAACAATATAACAAATAAAGGCACTATTCACTCATTAAACGATATGAGTTTAAACTCATATTTAAATTTAAATAACTTTGGCGAAATAGCATCAAATAAAAATCTTTTTATAAACTCTAATTATTTAATGAACAATAAAGCAAATATCTATTCAAACAAAGCTTTGATAATTAATTCAAACGATATTTTAAATATAGATAAATCAACTCTTTATAGTAAAGATGATATGATTTTAAATACAAATACTCTTATAAATAAAGATAGCTCAAATATAATATCGGACAAAAATCTAAATATCTTTTA from Campylobacter ureolyticus includes:
- a CDS encoding adenylate kinase, translating into MKNKLNSFSYVFLGIIFIVEAVWSFCGGKIYIKYTGWIEPSIQMSITSMAIGIIFICIGIFYNSKHSDFMRCKKCHKVYNYIDVKDKDKICPKCGGELQDYKEFEKEEQEKKNKEFKRIDKIERELIEEYKKSKK
- a CDS encoding ShlB/FhaC/HecB family hemolysin secretion/activation protein produces the protein MRVFFILMLIIIQIFANTLNQISQTQAKQEEDRLKFIESQKENSNIILTPKKNQISAIISNEKPCFIINEILLIGKDNNKFEKYLKKSLKNVKFKNGNCIGKKSVNIIYNSFYNEILKAGLITTAINLPSQNLKSKTLKFEIIPGKIDTININDKNSTKNRASIFTSFGINKKGDILNLRDIEQALEILQNASNGNVSFELLPSNKENYSDINITKEEKLPLNLSLSFDNLGSKATGKYQGSLNLNVLNLMGFNEILYSSYSKNIFKADKQSVENDTKRGKTDNIYYGITIPYKRFSLDFNEYRYNYDQAIPGAFGVYKYSGKSKRRNLTINYLYHRDQISKNSLFFRLWEKENKNYIEDYELDNQRKKTAGYEIGLSSQIFIENGHVVFGATYKKGTGARGALRAPEEDYNDGTNRFETVTIDFNFNKSSLNVPLTYDFKFHGMWNNTSLTMQERLNIGGYYTVRGFDGEMSLVGDRGYYIRNTLEYSYLNSHKLYAAFDFGKVSGKSSNYMTDNTLVGSGVGLKGHFKRKVQYDLFLGFPLNKPEFFKTDKTVLNFNTTYNF